The genome window ataacaaagagaactcgatcagaaaaaaattaatagaaatatAGAACGGctctaacattaaaataactaaacccatttaaaatgcagcaataaacTATAGATAGCGTCCAACAGTCTAAAAACCCCACCCTTGGAGAGGGGAACGGCGGGTCCCATAGATGTAATAGGGACCACCTAAAGTAGGAGAAGAGGGGCGCCCTCAGTGGCCAGcctcaccgcccggagcccttcggggatcgggcggtatataaatttaagaaataaataaataaataaataaaagcccggaggaacagctcagtcttacaggccctgcggaactcaccaaggtcccgcagggcccggacagctggagggagactgttccaccaggtaggggccagggccgtaaaagttcTGGCCCTAGTGGAAGTCAGCCACATCATAGAAGGGCCAGGCACCACCgggagattggcctctgccgaacacagggacatgtggggtcagatggtcccgcaggtacgagggtcccaagccgcgtaaagccttaaaggtcaacaccagcaccttgaagatgactcggaattcaactgggagccaatgcagtcgGCGCAACACGGGCAAAATACGGTCTCTAGCGGCTTGGTAATTTCATAAATTTTTATACAAGTTTTATGCATGTTAAgagttttaatgaattttaataggtttttaaatgaattttaaacaggttttattgttacagattataattgtttttaagttgttttggattttatgagtttttttttaataacccaCCCTGACACCTTTAGGTATAGGAAgggacaaaaatataaataaatgaatacatttgaTTGCGCGCAGTTCCTACTGTCTATATTGAACTTACATTGTTTTAATTCCTTTACTTTTTCTGAAAATTGTATCTTGTGTATTTCAGTCTCCTTAATGCATACTTCATACATATTAGTCTGGGAGGACTCATTAACGTTCTGCTCTACCAACATATCTTTATAAGTTATACCTCCTACAGGGATTTTTCAATAAATAGAAGCTTAAATTCTAGAGAGCATTTGTTAAGTATTgcaatccattttattttcaattcttcACTATCcataaataaagcaaatgctTTCTGTAATCTAAGACCTCAAGGAATACTGTTAACTTTACAGTAATCAGTTAAAGATACAGCATATCATTTTAATTTgacttttctctttaaaaaatttaattgttCCCAGTCACTTTCAAATACAGGGCTATTGTTGAGGACAACGATGGAAATACATCTTAACctgttctcctttccttttcctttgcctGCCCTGTTCTTTTGGGGGGACAGAGTTTAGCTTTCgttcccagtggtggcaaacctttggcactccagatgttatggactacaattcccatcagcccctgccagaatggccaattggccatgctggctggggctgttgggaattgtagtccataacatctggagtgccaaaggttcgccatcacgttCCTAGACAAATCATGTCAGCCACAGACAACTGTCACCTCCAATACACACAGGGGTTCAGGGGTAGGTGGGCAGGACTCTGGAAATAACCTTGGCTACGATAGTCCAGTTGGGGTACTGCAACTTGTGTCATCAAGAGGCCACTTTTGAGGAATTTTATCTGTTAAGACGGATGGACTGATCCTTTCATTTACGTAGATGTAAAACGGGAGGGGTATGTCCACTGAAAGAAAACATTGTGCCTCATGTCAAAGTGTTGTCTTCCATCCATCTTCTCCCATTTCCTACTCTCCTTGTTCAACCCAGGTTCAAGCAACACTTCAGGCTGGAACATTTCCAACAATCCTTTTCAGCACTTTCCAGCGTCTGCCTCCTTCTTGCAAAGGAAGCCTTGAGGAGACTGAGGCCTCAAGGTCTCTAGAGGGATTACCAAAGGTATatttgcagaggcatatctagaaaaaatggagcccggggcaaaatctgagttttttgcacccacccacccccagctttttatagattgggggggggggtgtggagatCGAGTTGTCTGCCGATCTCATGGAGAAGCACCAGGTTAGCGATGGCGTGCCTTGCAGGTCTACCACAATCTAAAGTTGATGGTGATCTAGAATTTCAAAGTTGACGAGGCTTCCCAGGTCTACCCCCTCGTCCAAAACTGGCTGAATTTCCAGGTTGCCCAGTTCTACCACCCAAAGCCAGCAAGCACAgcctattttttgaagggggcggagagaatccaccctgaaacagcatcacttttaatgctgtttaaactagagagcccagattctccttttaaatccaccttaagaggagaatctaccccaaaacaggatcactttcaatattgtttaaactaggaagcccagattcacattaaagggagactctgagctccctagtttaaacaacattgaaagtgatgtggtttcagggtagattcctcacccacctcccaaacagcatcactttcaatgttggttgtcgtgggttttccaggctgcatggccctggtctggtagatcttgttcctaatgtttcgtctgcatctgtggctggcatcttcagaggtgtataacagagaGTATAAAGAACTGCATTTGTTATCTTAACAATAAGCACCAATAGATCTGTCAATAAACACCTGAATTATTTAGGATTTTGAGACTGGAATACCCTGTACTCTCTTCCAGATAGCAAGaggttgttttattttgatgtgttCATGAAAGGTGCCAGCCTTGTCAATCTTTTGAAATGTATGCActctttattgttttattatgcatGGACACaacattctttcctttttccctaCAAAGTTTTCCCTACAAAAGGAGCTGACTTTTTGCAGTTGACGATCCCCTCTCCAATGCTTCCTGTTACTCTGTCGGTTTGAATACTCTCATCTCTTGGCTTATCCCTTTCTCTTCCTGGAGTGGTAAGCTGCTCTGCTACCAATAGCCAATAACATATCCACTTTCAGTTTTATACAGGAAATTAAAGTTATACATGGATCTGTTCTTTTGCTGCCTCTTTAGTTAGAAGACACtagccctgcccctcccttccaCAACTATGGTTCCTAAGATTGCCTGAGGAGGGTTGATCATATACTTCCATGGTATAAACCCATCCTCAATTGATCTTGAGAGGAGGACTCACCCATCCTCAATTGATCTTGAGGGGAGGACTCAACCTTTGTCCTTTAAAAGGAACAATTGAAACTGTGCACTAAATTCCTGTACCAAAATACATGATCAAGCAACCTgcataaattaaacaaatcaaGAATATTTGCATAGAtagattcttatgttcttaacagaggCATCCAACCTCCTCAGAAAATGGCCTGCTTAAGAGGAGGCAGTGCGGAAGTGGCAGGCAGCCAATGGAAGCCGAGACAAACAGGAAGCTGCAGTGACGCAGCTGAGTGGGACTAGAGATGACCTGCCAGGACAATGGCTGCCCAGTTATGGACGggctgtacataagaacataagaattagcctgctggatcagaccagagtccatctagtccagcactctgctactcgcagtggcccaccaggtgcctttgggagcttacgtgcaggatgtgaaagcaatggccttctgctgctgctgctcctgagcacctggtctgctaaggcatttgcaatctgagatcaaggaggatcaagattggtagccatagatcgacttctcctccataaatctgtccaagccctttttaaagctatctaggttagtggccatcaccacctcctgtggcagcatattccaaccaccaatcacacgttgcgtgaaaaaatgtttccttttattagtcctaattcttccccccagcattttcaatgaatgccccctggttctagtattgtgagaaagagagaaaaatttatctctgtcaacattttctaccccatgcatacctttatagacttcaatcatatcccccctcagacgtgcctccaaactaaagagtcctgcaaacggctgcagcctctcctcataaggaaggtgctccaactcttcAATCATCTCTTCGCTGTTCTCTGCagacttttttctatctcttcgatatcctttttgagatgtgtggcaaccagaactaaacccacagtactccaagtcgcgggtTTGCACCACctaagctttatataagggcatgacaatatttgcagttttattatcaactcctttcctaattatccccagcatagagtttgcctttttcacagctgccatgcattgagttgacatgcccatggaactatcaactaagacgcccaaatccctttcctggtctgtgactgatagcactgacccttgtagtgtgtatgtgaagtttggattttttgctcctatgtgcatcactttgcattttgctacattgaactgcatttgccatttcttagcccaggGTTGTAAAGGGTTGGCAAGCCAACATCCAGCCCAGCAGTCAGCCCTGTATAGCCCCTGTAGAAGTGAAAGAGCAGAGGGGTGAGAGGAAGAGCTTTAGAGGCTATGGTTCACAAAGGGCTAGGCTAAAGGGGAGGGCCCGGAGGGGGGGGcggtgggagagggaaaggaataaAAAGGCAGAAGACAGTTAGCTGGCTGCTACCTGACACAGGGCCAAGCAAACTACTGGAACAGGTGTCTTGGCCATAACTTGGTGGCTGCCAACTCTCAGGCACAGTGGAGGGTTCTTGagaggactggcgcagtggctggcAAGTCGGGCAGCCCTTGGCACGAcagtttccacactccaagcatttgtatggcttctcccctgagtGAATCTTTTGATGTTTCATTAGGTAACTATTCTGAGAGAAGCATTTCCCACActttaagcatttatatggcttctcccctgtgtgaactttTTGATGTTTAATCAGGTTGTCATTCCGAGAAAAACACTTTCCACattctaagcatttatatggcttctctcctgtgtgaatccttTTATGTTTTGTTAGGTCACGATGATCagtgaagcactttccacactccaagcacttatatggcttctcccctgtgtgaatcttcTGATGGGAAGTTAGGTGGTAACTCCGAcaaaagcactttccacactccatgcatttatatggcttctcccctgtatgaCCCTTTTCATGCACTGTTAAGTAGCTACTggaagagaagcactttccacactccaggcatttatatggcttctcccctttgTGAACGTTTTCATGCACAGTAAGGTACCTACTgagagagaagcactttccacattccagacatttatatggcttctctcctgtatgaacCTTTTCATGCACAGTTAGATAACTACTggaagagaagcactttccacactctaagcatttatatggtttctctcctgtgtgaaccttttgatgtgACATTAGTTGGATATTACGAGAAAAGCACTTTCCACAtgccaagcatttatatggcttctgccCTGTATGAACCTTTAGATGCGCACTTAGATGGCCACTCTGAcggaagcactttccacactccaagcatttgtatggcttctcccctgtatgaattGTTTGATGTGAAGCTAGGTTGCCATTCTGGGTGAAGCATTTTCCACACTtgaggcatttatatggcttctcccctgtgtgaatctttTGATGTTTACTTAGATCACTATTCTGAGAGAAGCATTTTCCACATTCCCAGCATATATGTGGCTTCTTCCCTGTGTGAATCTTTTGATGTCTACTTAGGTCGCCATTCCGAGAGAACCACTTTCCACACtctaggcatttatatggcttctcccctgtatgaGTATTTTGATGTTTAGTCAGGTTGTTATTCCGagaaaagcactttccacactccaagcatttatatggcttctccaaCGTGTGCACTTTTTCATGTGCACTCAGGTTGTCATTACGagaaaagcactttccacactccaagcactggTATGGTGTTTCGCCTGTGTGAATCTTTTGATGTTTAGTTAGATCActattctgagagaagcactttccacactccaagcatttaaacGGCTTCTGCCTTGTATGAACCTTTAGATGTGCAATAAGAGGTCCATTCTGATGGAAGCAtcttccacactccaagcatttatatagCTTCTCCCCAGTATGAAGCTTTTGATGGTTAGTTAggccgccattctctctcttccttattTCATTTTGGGCTGAGACAACCAACTCCTTCCTCTGCCTCTCTTTTACTTCCCTTGTACAGTCTCGTCTTAGTACCACTTCATTTTCAGAATTCACTTCCACCTGTGCATCTTTGTCTTTTCCTAAAACCACATTTCCTGAGTCCTTCTCATTCACTGTCTCCCTCACATCTGCAACTGCAAAAGAGAATCAGAAAGTAAACAGGAATGAAAAGGTACAAACACCAGTTAGCAGGTACAGTCAGTGGTCAATAGTATTTTCCACAATGAGAGCCCAAGGACTGGAAGAACCCCCTCCCTTCTCTACCATGTTCAGAATAAAAGGGACAAAATCCTTACCCAAAGAGGCCACAGTCTCAGAATTTTCCCTCATCACTTCCCAGAAGAGTTTTTTTTGGCCTGGATCAAGCAGAGCCCATTCCTCCCCTGTGAAAAACATGGCTACCTCCTCAAAAGACACTGGGGATCTCTGAAAGAGGAAAATATGTTCTGTTGATCATCGATTCTTGTCTCCAAGCACTcgaggaagaaaaaaaggatcCCAATTGACACTCAGTTGATTAAACAAATGCACTTATCAAACTAATGGAAACTAAAGCTGGATTCATTGTTTTCAACCTCCAACACTTGGAATATATTGAATGCCCCttgaaatacaaatttaaaaaatagcaaagaaCTGAGCTGCTCTTGGACAAGTTtaatcaaatgttttaaaaggtatccTAATTGACAGTCTACTACTATCTACCATACAATCCGgcatatttaaatccagagataCACAGAGATCGTCTCCACATAAGGTTTCTGCTTTGAAGGGTTTTGTCTGCAGAGGTGTTTTGTGTTCTCTAAAATTTGCCTCTAGCACTGTAAACTGGCCTAAataaggaaacttttttttaacaccCAAGGCCAGTTCACCCATGACTGTGTGATCTTTTGGCCTTGAGGGAGGGGAGATGCAGGACAGAAAAAGCTCAGCACAAGCCTGCAGTTTTGGAGACCCTTTATCTATGGATTGTGAAATGGCTGCAGCttctacaacccccccccccccaattgcaaaTAAACTGCTGCATCATCTCAATAGATTTGCGATTTCACATAAAAGCAACTGTatatggaaaagagaaaaatgttgCAGGAAAGTTAGCAAGCTTGCAGTGGGAACAGTGTTATTTCATGAAAGCTAGGAGCCTCTAAATTGGCATAAGATCCAGGATAATTGCAGGAGTGGTAATATCAGAAATAATCAGAATCATAATATTCTGGCCGAGATGATTTCTGGAAAATCTCTGTGCTGTTAGGAGTAGAAGCAAAGGTGCATTTGTCAAAAGTTGGGAAGGTGGAGGGCAGCACAAACAGGAAGGGGGAATTAGGTCCACTCTGTTAGAAAACAAACCTTCAGACGAGTTGCCAATTAAGTGGTCTTCATGAGAATCACATCTCAGAGTAACAGCAGAAGGTACCAAAAATACTTGCAGTATAATAACAAAATATGGTGGAATGCCTTTTTTGGGGTTAGCACGTGGGGTGTGCAAGAAGCAAAACTGAGAGTTCAGCAACATGcaaggggcagaaagaacagaCAATGAACCAGGTTGATCAGACTAGAGATCCACCTAACTGctaacaataaaataaaccaatGCTTGTTGCATGGAACACATCCAAGAGAGTGACAACACAAGGATACACCACACACCCACCTCCAACACTGGTCCTGCCCAGGAAGCCATTTTCTGGATGCTCCCTCTTTCACGCTCATTCAGAcagacctcccctcccctgttCATGAAGTTAATGAAATCCTAAACTCACCTCTCCTGCAGAGGTCATAGAGCCAAATTCTCCTTCCAGCCAGGAAACATGAGAAAGAAGAGAACCCCCAAGGAACTGTGTATTCCATAAATCTCCTTCTCCACCTAGTGGAAAAACCACTCCATGAATACCTAGGAAAGAAGCATTGACTTCTCTGGTCCTGCAACAAGAcctaaacagaatttttaaagtcCATATTTGGGAACATGGAAGATAAAGTCTCTTTCCTTGTTTGTTGCTGTATGGAGCAGCTtcgtataaatataaataaatgttgttttctgtgacacccccccccccacacacacacacacttcagtgatttttttcctcttcaggcTCAATggaaaacttacctcacagcagtgacAAAAAAGCCTGTACACCTGCTATCCTAAGAACATCTTGTCACTGAGGGGAAGGCTTCTAACAtaagaacaaaaaggaaagagggtggaACAGAAGATAGAGTAATAATGAGCTGCCCTTgcaagtaaaggtaaagtttcccctttcagtcgtgtccgacaccactgcaagcagtgatttcataggcaagccgttttgtggggtagtttgccattgctttccccggctgttctttaccccctagctatgtgctaggtactcatttaccgaccaaggaatgggtggatggctgagttgcccatgaaccagctgccaggatatctgacccacagggggctcgaactcctgaccgtgtgagtggcagcgcaagcacttaaccactacgccacgcggctctcTACCCTTGCAAACACCGTCAAATATGGAAGAAACAAGAAAACCCTGGGTCACATAATCCACAGCCCCCTCTCCCTTGCTAAGTGCTTTTGGCATGGGAAGCTACAGTTCATAGTGGAAGGCATAATtcaacaaaaaagaaagccagGTGTCTGAAAACTGGCCACCCTCTTcaggatggtgatgatgatgatacaaatTCAGGACAATGATAGAACTAGCAGGGCCAAAAAGGAACGGACTTAGATAGACCATCCTGTCAAAGATGAAGTCTATGACATCCTTTTGCCATTTGCCATGGAAGCAAAAGTTTATTCATGAGGAGCCAGGGAAGTGCCATTAGCACAGACATGAAGATGGAAAATCTCCACTCAATGTAAAAACTGGGTAAGTGAGTTTAAAAATGTCCCTCAGCAATTGGAGCAAGATAGATAGTAGATAGACTGTCTGACTACTaggatctaggacagtggtggcgaacctttggcactccagatgttatggactacaattcccatcagcccctgccagcatggccaattggccattcctggcaggggatgatgggaattgtagtccataacatctggagtgccaaaggttcgccactacggatCTAGGAGGTCAAGGGacaaatccccactttgtcaaGGAAGACTGCTGACTGATCATGGGTCTGGCAGACATTCTCAGTTTACCCTAATtgacagggttgtggtgaggatgaaTTGGAGCAAAGAatttaagccattttgggtccccacagGGAGGAAAAGCAGTATGACAATTGTTATATATCTCACTTTGCCTACAGTTTGCCATGAAAGAATGATCTCTGCTTCATACACTTTTACCAG of Sphaerodactylus townsendi isolate TG3544 linkage group LG03, MPM_Stown_v2.3, whole genome shotgun sequence contains these proteins:
- the LOC125428619 gene encoding zinc finger protein 345-like isoform X2; this translates as MEYTVPWGFSSFSCFLAGRRIWLYDLCRRVADVRETVNEKDSGNVVLGKDKDAQVEVNSENEVVLRRDCTREVKERQRKELVVSAQNEIRKRENGGLTNHQKLHTGEKLYKCLECGRCFHQNGPLIAHLKVHTRQKPFKCLECGKCFSQNSDLTKHQKIHTGETPYQCLECGKCFSRNDNLSAHEKVHTLEKPYKCLECGKCFSRNNNLTKHQNTHTGEKPYKCLECGKWFSRNGDLSRHQKIHTGKKPHICWECGKCFSQNSDLSKHQKIHTGEKPYKCLKCGKCFTQNGNLASHQTIHTGEKPYKCLECGKCFRQSGHLSAHLKVHTGQKPYKCLACGKCFSRNIQLMSHQKVHTGEKPYKCLECGKCFSSSSYLTVHEKVHTGEKPYKCLECGKCFSLSRYLTVHENVHKGEKPYKCLECGKCFSSSSYLTVHEKGHTGEKPYKCMECGKCFCRSYHLTSHQKIHTGEKPYKCLECGKCFTDHRDLTKHKRIHTGEKPYKCLECGKCFSRNDNLIKHQKVHTGEKPYKCLKCGKCFSQNSYLMKHQKIHSGEKPYKCLECGNCRAKGCPTCQPLRQSSQEPSTVPESWQPPSYGQDTCSSSLLGPVSGSSQLTVFCLFIPFPLPPPPPPGPPL
- the LOC125428619 gene encoding zinc finger protein 345-like isoform X1, giving the protein MSAGQRSTVSFEEIFVFFKEEEWALLDPGQRKIFWDVMEENYETMESLGGEGDLWNTQFLGGSLLSHVSWLEGEFGSMTSAGERSPVSFEEVAMFFTGEEWALLDPGQKKLFWEVMRENSETVASLVADVRETVNEKDSGNVVLGKDKDAQVEVNSENEVVLRRDCTREVKERQRKELVVSAQNEIRKRENGGLTNHQKLHTGEKLYKCLECGRCFHQNGPLIAHLKVHTRQKPFKCLECGKCFSQNSDLTKHQKIHTGETPYQCLECGKCFSRNDNLSAHEKVHTLEKPYKCLECGKCFSRNNNLTKHQNTHTGEKPYKCLECGKWFSRNGDLSRHQKIHTGKKPHICWECGKCFSQNSDLSKHQKIHTGEKPYKCLKCGKCFTQNGNLASHQTIHTGEKPYKCLECGKCFRQSGHLSAHLKVHTGQKPYKCLACGKCFSRNIQLMSHQKVHTGEKPYKCLECGKCFSSSSYLTVHEKVHTGEKPYKCLECGKCFSLSRYLTVHENVHKGEKPYKCLECGKCFSSSSYLTVHEKGHTGEKPYKCMECGKCFCRSYHLTSHQKIHTGEKPYKCLECGKCFTDHRDLTKHKRIHTGEKPYKCLECGKCFSRNDNLIKHQKVHTGEKPYKCLKCGKCFSQNSYLMKHQKIHSGEKPYKCLECGNCRAKGCPTCQPLRQSSQEPSTVPESWQPPSYGQDTCSSSLLGPVSGSSQLTVFCLFIPFPLPPPPPPGPPL